The Naumovozyma dairenensis CBS 421 chromosome 8, complete genome genomic sequence ATTAATATATGTAAATGTTCTGAAGATGTACGTTTATCAAGAATTCTTGGCTACGgaaaaaaaggaagatCCAGAACTCCGTTGAGGAGTTTCTAAGAGTTGACATATTTCCGCCCAAAAATAGCTCgaattttcattaaatagATAGACCTACGCAGCTTTTCCTAAGGAAAATGCGCGGAGAATCTGCTACTGCTattaacaacaacaatagcCAAAAAAACCATATTGGGGTTATTTTCGTTCGATATTGATAAAGTAAGTAACGCCTTCTAGTTTAAACGTCTCGAAACAATTACTTCATGTTATCCAGATAAATCAAGTATTGAAGCTATCATTTAGTATACCATTGCTATGAACCTGTTAACACCTTATAGTCTTACAGCTTTGTTAGCCGTAGCATCACTAGCCGATATGCTGCAGGTGCAAGAGGAAAAAGACTCTAATTCATCCGTTTCAATTCTAGAAAAACGAACATTTCCATATTTTGCATATTTTATGACATCAATCCGGTCGGTAATCGCTTACTTCAATGTACCGGAGCCAATTACAGTAAAGTTAGTTTGGTGGGAAGCTTTAGTTGCTGGCGACGGCAGTTTAATTGATATGGTTACATATATTGAGAATGCATGTAGGTCATGCATGCTTAATCATAAATATGCCCCTGTTGGTTCTTGCAAAGATGATACAACAGCTACCGTCAAGAGTATTTTGCAGAATTCATTGATAGGATTCATAGGATGGTACTTACCAAAATTAATCGCTTTCATTCCTAATTTAAATCGCTCAGACAAGAAATATCCTAACCCACTTGTTTCGTTTCTGGAAAAAGGTGCATTTATGTTGTACACCTATGCATTAGCAGGTATTAAGAAACTATTCGGATATTTCACTAGACCTTTGCCAATTTGGGTAAAAACCGGGTGGTGGGCGGCTTTCGTTATTGCAGATGGCATTATATTTGGTAGGGCTACCCAAATAGAGAACGCATATAATTCATGCGGCGTCAAATATAAAGATCTGCCTGGTGGATCTTGTCAGgatgatatattaattGTAGTACACGGTATTGTGGAAATATTTGTCTTAGCGGTCATGGTAAGAAACTTACCAAAGTTAATTGACTTAATTCGCAAAAAGTACCGTACCAGTCATGGTGCTgcaaaatgaaaatttaggTGCTTAGAAATATATGACGAATAACAAAAAGGTAGTACTGTAGTTTTTTTCGCCTAGCCATCGATGCGTTTTTATGTCTTCAACaagttttcatttttttatcgTACTACTAAGCACTTTTCGATCAAGTCATCGTCcccatttttgaatttatcattgTATCAAGTCTacttttaattaaattatatcTTGATGCTATTTTAATTGAAGAACTAGTACTATCGGCACTTTTGGCAGTGGAAAAGCTTTATGAAGCAAGATGGAGGGCAATTCGTTTTTTGGCGATAGTCTGCTACGCTGCTAT encodes the following:
- the NDAI0H04040 gene encoding uncharacterized protein, translating into MNLLTPYSLTALLAVASLADMLQVQEEKDSNSSVSILEKRTFPYFAYFMTSIRSVIAYFNVPEPITVKLVWWEALVAGDGSLIDMVTYIENACRSCMLNHKYAPVGSCKDDTTATVKSILQNSLIGFIGWYLPKLIAFIPNLNRSDKKYPNPLVSFLEKGAFMLYTYALAGIKKLFGYFTRPLPIWVKTGWWAAFVIADGIIFGRATQIENAYNSCGVKYKDLPGGSCQDDILIVVHGIVEIFVLAVMVRNLPKLIDLIRKKYRTSHGAAK